In Jatrophihabitans endophyticus, one DNA window encodes the following:
- a CDS encoding permease, translated as MASPEPTAAAADRADPARRLTSTDVFCAVLLLAVLARLTLPRVWSEPGVQAWTTVFAALCIQAAPYLVLGVTVSTLIAVLVPPSFFARVLPARPALAVPVAGLAGVALPGCECGSVPVAASLMRRGVAAAPAVAFLLAAPAINPVVLVATSVAFPGRPEMVLGRFLASLLTALVVGWLWLRWGRTPPLPARYAAPAGSGRLERARATAAHDLAQSLGLLTVGAAAAATVNVALPSSWLDGVAGHAVAGVVALALLAVVVAVCSEADAFVASSFVRFSPTAQLAFMTVGPAVDVKLIAMQVGTFGARVAVRLAPLAFAVAVGSAVLVGWWVT; from the coding sequence GTGGCCTCGCCGGAACCGACCGCCGCCGCGGCCGATCGCGCGGACCCGGCGCGCCGGCTGACCTCGACCGACGTGTTCTGCGCGGTGCTGCTGCTGGCCGTGCTCGCGCGGCTCACGCTGCCGCGGGTGTGGTCGGAACCCGGGGTGCAGGCCTGGACGACCGTCTTCGCCGCGTTGTGCATCCAGGCCGCGCCCTACCTCGTGCTCGGGGTGACGGTCTCCACCCTCATCGCGGTGCTCGTGCCACCGTCCTTCTTCGCCCGGGTGCTGCCGGCCCGCCCCGCGCTCGCGGTGCCCGTGGCCGGCCTCGCCGGGGTCGCGCTCCCCGGCTGCGAGTGCGGGTCGGTGCCGGTGGCGGCCTCGCTCATGCGCCGCGGCGTCGCTGCCGCTCCCGCCGTCGCGTTCCTGCTCGCGGCGCCGGCCATCAACCCCGTGGTGCTCGTCGCCACCTCCGTCGCCTTCCCCGGCCGCCCCGAGATGGTGCTCGGCCGCTTCCTGGCCTCGCTGCTCACCGCGCTCGTCGTCGGCTGGCTGTGGTTGCGGTGGGGGCGTACGCCGCCCCTGCCCGCGCGCTACGCGGCGCCGGCGGGCAGCGGCCGGCTCGAACGCGCGCGGGCGACGGCCGCCCACGACCTCGCGCAGTCACTCGGTCTGCTGACCGTGGGCGCGGCGGCCGCCGCCACGGTGAACGTGGCGCTGCCGTCGTCGTGGCTCGACGGCGTGGCCGGGCACGCCGTGGCCGGGGTGGTCGCGCTCGCGCTGCTCGCCGTGGTCGTCGCGGTGTGCTCCGAGGCCGACGCCTTCGTGGCCTCGTCGTTCGTGCGGTTCTCCCCCACCGCGCAGCTCGCGTTCATGACCGTCGGTCCGGCGGTCGACGTCAAGCTGATCGCGATGCAGGTGGGGACGTTCGGCGCCCGGGTCGCCGTCCGGCTCGCGCCGCTCGCGTTCGCCGTCGCCGTCGGGTCGGCCGTGCTCGTCGGCTGGTGGGTCACGTGA
- a CDS encoding TIGR03943 family putative permease subunit produces the protein MSTRTQGFVLLLFATALLRLGTSDVLLRFVKASARPWVLLAGAAVLLLALWSLVVSARPDEHPTDEHPTDEHPTDEHPTDEHGHGAVSRAAWLVVLPVVAVLVIGPPALGQFTANRRAPVTATSADTAFGPLPRADPVRLRMFDFALRAASDGGRTLAGRRVALTGFVARRATDGFVLARLVITCCAADASPVTVRVRTADPIPARGSWVRVTGRYAGQDAAATDVPLLMATAVGSVAAPAEPYD, from the coding sequence GTGAGCACCCGAACACAGGGCTTCGTGCTGCTCCTCTTCGCCACGGCGCTGCTGCGTCTCGGCACGAGCGACGTGCTGCTGCGCTTCGTCAAGGCGAGCGCGCGGCCGTGGGTGCTGCTCGCCGGGGCGGCGGTCCTGCTGCTCGCGCTGTGGTCACTGGTCGTCTCGGCCCGCCCCGACGAGCACCCGACCGACGAGCACCCGACCGACGAGCACCCGACCGACGAGCACCCGACCGACGAGCACGGCCACGGCGCGGTCTCCCGCGCCGCCTGGCTGGTCGTGCTGCCGGTCGTGGCCGTGCTCGTCATCGGGCCGCCCGCACTGGGGCAGTTCACCGCGAACCGGCGGGCCCCCGTCACCGCGACCTCCGCCGACACGGCGTTCGGGCCGCTCCCCCGCGCCGACCCCGTCCGGCTGCGCATGTTCGACTTCGCGCTGCGCGCGGCCAGCGACGGCGGACGCACGCTGGCCGGGCGCCGCGTCGCCCTCACCGGGTTCGTCGCCCGGCGTGCCACGGACGGGTTCGTGCTCGCCCGCTTGGTCATCACCTGCTGCGCGGCCGACGCGTCCCCCGTCACCGTGCGGGTGCGCACCGCCGATCCGATCCCCGCGCGCGGGTCGTGGGTGCGGGTGACGGGCCGCTACGCCGGCCAGGACGCCGCCGCCACGGACGTGCCGCTGCTGATGGCGACGGCCGTCGGCTCGGTCGCCGCCCCGGCCGAGCCGTACGACTGA
- a CDS encoding C40 family peptidase, with amino-acid sequence MRPSALSHHSNTSTVRRRLGVRATTTAVAAALCATGIVAAGGLAAAPAAHAAGPTAHDPIGSTPTIRAVGRTLRVTGWGSDPDAPASNIPVSAYVDGTTSLGTVTTSLPSSKAAKRAGAGATAGYSLSVAAPAGKHTVCLVLGNVGRGMRTVKRCVATPLGRTLTAAQTAKHNPVGRFAAISATTTTVRARGWASDPDLVSRRSLAVLYVDGAPAATRATTRYAGTRPAGAGRSSAIDVSVPVSTGTHIACVWVVNVGLGSNTYLGCRSVDTRSPRTPAATAAPAANAKVLALAKKQIGKPYVWGATGPKSFDCSGLVMWAYGKYGYRTPRVSQDQIKAARLIPASHARAGDLVFYHDSVGDVYHVGVFVKPGLSVAAIDPSEGVDYQRIWDTTATYGSFTHT; translated from the coding sequence ATGCGCCCCAGTGCCCTCTCGCACCACTCGAACACCAGCACCGTCCGACGCCGTCTCGGCGTCCGTGCGACGACGACCGCGGTCGCCGCAGCCCTGTGCGCGACCGGGATCGTGGCCGCCGGCGGTCTCGCCGCCGCGCCCGCCGCGCACGCCGCCGGGCCGACCGCACACGACCCCATCGGATCGACGCCGACGATCCGTGCCGTGGGCCGCACGCTGCGCGTCACCGGATGGGGGTCGGACCCCGACGCGCCGGCCAGCAACATCCCCGTCTCCGCCTACGTCGACGGCACGACGTCGCTCGGCACGGTGACCACCTCGCTGCCCTCGTCGAAGGCGGCGAAGCGCGCCGGCGCCGGCGCGACCGCCGGGTACTCGCTCAGCGTGGCCGCGCCCGCCGGCAAGCACACCGTCTGCCTAGTGCTCGGCAACGTCGGTCGGGGCATGCGCACGGTCAAGCGCTGCGTGGCCACCCCGCTCGGGCGGACCCTCACCGCCGCGCAGACGGCGAAGCACAACCCGGTCGGCAGGTTCGCCGCCATCTCGGCCACGACGACGACGGTCCGGGCGCGCGGCTGGGCGAGCGACCCCGACCTCGTCAGCCGCCGCAGCCTGGCCGTCCTCTACGTCGACGGCGCGCCGGCGGCGACGCGGGCGACGACGCGCTACGCCGGGACCCGGCCGGCCGGCGCCGGCCGGTCGTCCGCCATCGACGTCAGCGTGCCGGTCTCGACCGGCACCCACATCGCCTGCGTGTGGGTCGTCAACGTCGGTCTCGGCTCGAACACCTACCTGGGATGCCGGTCGGTCGACACTCGCAGCCCCAGGACGCCGGCCGCGACGGCGGCGCCGGCGGCCAACGCGAAGGTGCTCGCGCTGGCGAAGAAGCAGATCGGCAAGCCCTACGTCTGGGGAGCCACCGGGCCGAAGTCCTTCGACTGCTCCGGGCTCGTGATGTGGGCCTACGGCAAGTACGGCTACCGCACGCCGCGCGTCTCGCAGGACCAGATCAAGGCCGCCCGGCTGATCCCTGCCTCGCACGCGCGCGCCGGCGATCTCGTCTTCTACCACGACAGCGTCGGCGACGTGTACCACGTCGGGGTGTTCGTCAAGCCGGGCCTGAGCGTGGCCGCGATCGACCCCAGCGAGGGCGTCGACTACCAGCGGATCTGGGACACCACCGCGACCTACGGCTCGTTCACCCACACCTGA
- a CDS encoding competence/damage-inducible protein A has product MRPRAGIVVTGTEVLTGRVADRNGPWLAEQLRTAGVDVAQVIVVGDRPDDLRHTLGFLAGSGVDLVVTSGGLGPTEDDLTAQVVADFQGRPVAVDEQWATRIGEIVARLSAGRGWRLDPEATRTATREQAAVPDGAGVLAPVGTAPGLVVPVAAGRTGPPVVVLPGPPRELQPMWPAALDHPAVRAALGAPDELRQRTLRLWGTPESELTAVLRDEHDRLDGLEITTCLRDGELEIVARYAPAAQPAYDRLTALVGDRFADTLFSPDGRTIDELVADLLREHGLTIATAESCTAGLLAGRLTELPGSSAYVLGGLVVYSNAAKHDLAGVSTELIDRVGAVSAEVAEALARGARERLGTDVGVGVTGVAGPGGGTPDKPVGLVHFCVSTPSTTLARAVTLPGDRADVRARSVVLALHLVRAAITPQP; this is encoded by the coding sequence ATGAGACCGCGCGCGGGCATCGTCGTCACCGGCACCGAGGTCCTCACCGGACGCGTCGCCGACCGGAACGGGCCGTGGCTGGCCGAGCAGCTGCGCACCGCCGGCGTGGACGTCGCCCAGGTGATCGTCGTCGGCGACCGCCCCGACGACCTCCGGCACACCCTCGGCTTCCTGGCCGGGTCGGGAGTGGACCTCGTCGTCACCTCGGGCGGCCTCGGCCCCACCGAGGACGACCTCACCGCCCAGGTCGTCGCCGACTTCCAGGGCCGCCCGGTCGCGGTGGACGAGCAGTGGGCCACCCGCATCGGCGAGATCGTCGCGCGGTTGAGCGCGGGCCGCGGCTGGCGACTGGACCCCGAGGCGACCCGCACCGCCACGCGCGAGCAGGCGGCCGTCCCCGACGGCGCCGGCGTGCTGGCACCGGTCGGCACCGCTCCGGGACTCGTCGTGCCGGTCGCCGCCGGCCGCACCGGGCCGCCGGTCGTGGTGCTGCCCGGCCCGCCGCGCGAGCTGCAGCCGATGTGGCCGGCGGCGCTCGACCACCCCGCCGTGCGAGCCGCGCTCGGCGCGCCGGACGAGCTGCGGCAGCGGACGCTGCGCCTGTGGGGGACGCCGGAGTCCGAGCTCACCGCGGTCCTGCGCGACGAGCACGACCGCCTCGACGGCCTGGAGATCACGACCTGCCTGCGCGACGGCGAGCTCGAGATCGTCGCCCGGTACGCGCCGGCGGCGCAACCGGCGTACGACCGGCTGACCGCGCTCGTCGGCGACCGTTTCGCCGACACGCTCTTCTCCCCCGACGGACGCACGATCGACGAGCTCGTCGCGGACCTGTTGCGCGAGCACGGCCTCACGATCGCGACGGCCGAGTCGTGCACCGCCGGGCTGCTGGCCGGCCGGCTCACCGAGCTGCCCGGCTCGTCCGCGTACGTGCTCGGCGGGCTCGTCGTCTACTCCAACGCCGCCAAGCACGATCTCGCCGGCGTCTCGACCGAGCTCATCGACCGCGTCGGCGCGGTCAGCGCCGAGGTCGCCGAGGCCCTGGCGCGGGGCGCCCGCGAGCGGCTCGGCACCGACGTCGGCGTCGGCGTCACCGGCGTCGCCGGCCCCGGCGGCGGCACCCCCGACAAGCCGGTCGGCCTCGTCCACTTCTGTGTCAGCACGCCGAGCACGACGCTCGCCCGAGCCGTCACCCTGCCGGGCGACCGTGCGGACGTCCGCGCCCGGTCCGTGGTGCTGGCGCTGCACCTGGTGCGAGCGGCGATCACCCCGCAGCCCTGA
- a CDS encoding NAD(P)/FAD-dependent oxidoreductase — MTETRGTAADPTSFDVVVIGGGAAGLSGAVTLGRSRRRTLLVDAGAQRNRPAGGIHNLVTRDGMTPADFVAAGRAEVERYGGVVRDGTVTGVERSDAGFRVTVDDDAAATVTARRLLVTTGLVDELPDVPGLSERWGRDVIHCPYCHGYEFRDRRIGVLSTGPMTAHAALLFGQLSADVVVLAHTGPQLEDADAARLRALGVRVVPGRVEGLVVAGDRLCGVRLTDGTVVERDALAVAPRAVSRATLLGDLGLTTAPHPLGAALGEHVPTVDPTGRTRVDGVWVAGNVSDLMAQVVTAAGQGVMAAAAINADLALADADAAAATVAATTSHRHSV; from the coding sequence ATGACCGAGACCCGCGGCACCGCCGCTGACCCCACCTCCTTCGACGTCGTGGTGATCGGCGGCGGCGCCGCCGGGCTGAGCGGCGCCGTCACCCTCGGCCGCTCGCGCCGGCGCACCCTCCTCGTCGACGCGGGTGCCCAGCGCAACCGGCCCGCCGGGGGGATCCACAACCTCGTCACCCGCGACGGCATGACCCCGGCCGACTTCGTCGCCGCGGGCCGCGCCGAGGTGGAGCGCTACGGCGGCGTCGTGCGCGACGGCACGGTGACCGGCGTCGAGCGGAGCGACGCCGGCTTCCGCGTCACCGTGGACGACGATGCCGCCGCCACCGTGACCGCCCGTCGCCTGCTGGTCACCACCGGCCTGGTCGACGAGCTCCCCGACGTGCCGGGGCTGTCCGAGCGCTGGGGCAGGGACGTCATCCACTGCCCGTACTGCCACGGCTACGAGTTCCGGGACCGGCGGATCGGCGTGCTCTCGACCGGGCCCATGACGGCCCACGCCGCACTGCTGTTCGGTCAGCTCAGCGCCGACGTCGTCGTCCTCGCGCACACCGGGCCGCAGCTCGAGGACGCCGACGCCGCGCGGTTGCGCGCGCTCGGCGTGCGGGTCGTCCCGGGGCGGGTCGAGGGACTGGTCGTCGCCGGCGACCGGCTCTGCGGGGTCCGGCTCACCGACGGCACCGTCGTCGAGCGGGACGCCCTCGCCGTGGCTCCCCGCGCGGTCTCGCGCGCGACGCTGCTGGGCGACCTGGGGCTGACCACGGCCCCGCACCCGCTCGGGGCCGCGCTGGGCGAGCACGTCCCCACCGTCGACCCCACCGGCCGCACCCGGGTCGACGGTGTGTGGGTGGCCGGCAACGTCAGCGACCTGATGGCCCAGGTGGTCACGGCCGCCGGTCAGGGCGTGATGGCGGCCGCGGCGATCAACGCCGATCTCGCGCTCGCCGACGCCGATGCGGCCGCCGCCACCGTGGCGGCAACTACCAGCCATCGGCACTCGGTGTAG
- the pcaH gene encoding protocatechuate 3,4-dioxygenase subunit beta → MTAQEPTPLVGDPPPEALADQARISGEIAAEHRRAQPGLHRPLLAFEPYRSSRLRHPNAPALVVDPEGVELVAPVFGTADVDADEADLTSGHAGEPLGERIVLTGRVLDGTGRPVRNQLVEVWQANSAGRYAHARDQHPAPLDPNFTGTGRCLTDDDGTYRFVTIKPGPYPWRNHRNAWRPAHVHFSLFGTAFTSRLVTQVYFPGDPLFPLDPIYQSITDPAVREQLVASYDHDVTIPETATGYRWDIVLTGSRRTWTEQ, encoded by the coding sequence GTGACCGCGCAGGAACCGACGCCGCTCGTCGGCGACCCACCCCCCGAGGCGCTCGCCGACCAGGCCCGCATCAGTGGCGAGATCGCGGCCGAGCACCGCCGGGCGCAACCCGGGCTGCACCGGCCGCTGCTCGCCTTCGAGCCCTACCGCAGCAGCCGGCTGCGCCACCCGAACGCGCCGGCGCTCGTCGTGGACCCCGAGGGCGTCGAGCTCGTGGCCCCGGTCTTCGGCACCGCGGACGTCGACGCCGACGAGGCCGACCTGACCAGCGGCCACGCGGGCGAGCCGCTGGGCGAGCGCATCGTGCTCACCGGGCGCGTGCTCGACGGCACCGGCCGACCGGTGCGCAACCAGCTCGTCGAGGTGTGGCAGGCCAACTCGGCCGGTCGTTACGCGCACGCCCGCGACCAGCACCCCGCTCCCCTGGACCCGAACTTCACCGGCACCGGTCGCTGCCTCACCGACGACGACGGCACCTACCGGTTCGTGACGATCAAGCCCGGGCCCTACCCCTGGCGCAACCACCGCAACGCGTGGCGCCCCGCGCACGTGCACTTCTCGCTGTTCGGCACCGCGTTCACGTCGCGGCTCGTCACCCAGGTGTACTTCCCGGGCGACCCGCTCTTCCCGCTCGACCCGATCTACCAGTCGATCACCGACCCGGCCGTGCGCGAGCAGCTCGTCGCGAGCTACGACCACGACGTGACGATCCCCGAGACCGCCACGGGCTACCGCTGGGACATCGTCCTCACCGGCAGCCGCCGCACCTGGACCGAGCAGTGA
- the pcaG gene encoding protocatechuate 3,4-dioxygenase subunit alpha, with the protein MTGADADRRLPPTPGQTVGPFFGIALPYDGGPDLVPADHPGAIRLHGRVLDGAGEGVPDALLELWQAGPDGAAVGAPGSLRRDGHTFTGWGRAATDGTGHYAFTTVVPGALDAAAPFFALTVFARGLLDALFTRVYLPGEAAATDPLLSAVDPDRRATLVAAPEPGGYVFDVVLQGGGDRPETVFLDHRPPR; encoded by the coding sequence GTGACCGGCGCCGACGCCGACCGCCGGCTGCCACCGACCCCCGGCCAGACGGTCGGGCCGTTCTTCGGAATCGCGCTGCCCTACGACGGCGGCCCCGATCTCGTGCCCGCCGATCACCCCGGCGCGATCCGCCTGCACGGCCGGGTGCTGGACGGCGCCGGCGAGGGCGTCCCGGACGCGTTGCTCGAGCTGTGGCAGGCCGGCCCGGACGGCGCCGCGGTGGGCGCGCCCGGTTCGCTGCGGCGCGACGGGCACACCTTCACCGGGTGGGGGCGGGCCGCGACCGACGGGACGGGGCACTACGCGTTCACCACCGTCGTCCCCGGCGCGCTCGACGCGGCCGCCCCGTTCTTCGCCCTGACGGTCTTCGCCCGGGGCCTGCTCGACGCGCTCTTCACCCGCGTCTACCTGCCCGGCGAGGCGGCGGCGACCGACCCGCTGCTCTCGGCCGTCGACCCGGACCGGCGCGCCACGCTCGTGGCCGCCCCCGAACCCGGCGGCTACGTCTTCGACGTCGTGCTGCAGGGGGGCGGCGACCGTCCCGAGACGGTCTTCCTCGACCACCGCCCGCCCCGGTGA
- a CDS encoding 4-hydroxybenzoate 3-monooxygenase, translating into MTGRRRTDTAVAVVGAGPAGLMLSHLLAREGIDSVVVDHRSRREIELTARAGILEADSVALLVDSGVSDRVLREGSVHEGIALRFGGASHRIDFRELVDATVTLYPQTDVFVDLADARERDGGDVRFDVADTEVVDVTGDRPGVLFTDAAGVECEVRARVVVGADGSRSTCRSLVPETLREQVVREYPYAWFGILCDAPPSAPELVYARSERGFALVSQRTASVQRLYFECDPDEDVDAWPDERIWAELQARVAGDDGFALREGPVTDKAVLRFRSSVCEPMRYGTLLLAGDAAHTVPPTGAKGLNLALADVRGLAEVVAAALGAGDLDILDRYAPRALERVWRAQHFSYWLTSLLHRTPGGSEFDARRQLAELRSVVASEAGRRYLAEGYTGRFAGL; encoded by the coding sequence GTGACGGGGCGCCGCCGCACCGACACGGCGGTGGCCGTGGTCGGCGCCGGCCCGGCCGGGCTCATGCTCTCGCACCTGCTCGCCCGCGAGGGGATCGACAGCGTCGTCGTGGACCACCGCAGCCGCCGCGAGATCGAGCTGACGGCACGGGCGGGGATCCTCGAGGCCGACAGCGTGGCCCTGCTCGTCGACAGCGGCGTGTCCGACCGCGTCCTGCGCGAGGGCAGCGTCCACGAGGGCATCGCGCTGCGCTTCGGCGGGGCCAGCCATCGCATCGACTTCCGCGAGCTCGTCGACGCGACGGTCACGCTGTACCCGCAGACCGACGTGTTCGTCGACCTCGCCGACGCCCGGGAGCGCGACGGCGGCGACGTCCGCTTCGACGTCGCCGACACCGAGGTCGTGGACGTGACCGGTGACCGGCCGGGCGTGCTGTTCACCGATGCCGCCGGGGTCGAGTGCGAGGTCCGGGCCCGCGTCGTGGTGGGTGCCGACGGCTCGCGCAGCACGTGCCGCTCGCTGGTGCCCGAGACGCTGCGTGAGCAGGTGGTGCGCGAGTACCCCTACGCGTGGTTCGGGATCCTGTGCGACGCCCCGCCGAGCGCGCCGGAGCTCGTGTACGCGCGCTCCGAGCGCGGCTTCGCCCTGGTCAGCCAGCGCACGGCCAGCGTGCAGCGGCTCTACTTCGAGTGCGATCCGGACGAGGACGTCGACGCCTGGCCCGACGAACGCATCTGGGCCGAGCTGCAGGCCCGGGTGGCCGGCGACGACGGCTTCGCGCTGCGGGAGGGCCCGGTGACCGACAAGGCCGTCCTGCGCTTCCGCAGCAGCGTCTGCGAGCCGATGCGCTACGGCACCCTGCTGCTCGCCGGCGACGCGGCGCACACCGTCCCGCCGACCGGCGCGAAGGGACTCAACCTCGCCCTCGCCGACGTCCGGGGGCTGGCCGAGGTCGTCGCGGCCGCGCTCGGCGCGGGCGACCTCGACATCCTCGACCGGTACGCGCCCCGCGCGCTGGAACGCGTCTGGCGCGCACAACACTTCTCGTACTGGCTGACCTCGCTGCTGCACCGCACGCCCGGCGGCAGCGAGTTCGACGCCCGGCGCCAGCTGGCCGAGCTGCGCTCGGTCGTCGCCTCCGAGGCGGGACGCCGCTACCTCGCCGAGGGCTACACGGGTCGCTTCGCCGGCCTGTGA
- a CDS encoding acyl-CoA dehydrogenase family protein, with product MSNATVPAWSDEDVEAFRDLANTFMTKECAPNEERWAQQQHIDRETWRKAGELGLLCPSVPEEYGGGGGSFAHEAVMMEEQARTLSPSLGTSVHSTIVAHYLNAYGTEEQKRAWLPRMATGELVGAVAMTEPGTGSDLQSVTTKAIRTGDGADAHYVLDGAKTFITNGYLANLIVVVAKTDPADRAKGISLIVVETDDADGADGVVDGFSRGRILRKIGMHGQDTAELFFDGVRVPAANLLGTEEGQGFVQLMQQLPQERLAIAVAAVAAIEVSLEHTLRYTKERHAFGRPVFAFQNSKFKLAEMATTAKIARVFLDDCIAKHVAGDLDIPTASMAKWWTTQMQCDVADECLQLFGGYGYMQEYPISRMFTDSRIQKIYGGTNEIMKEIISRFL from the coding sequence ATGAGCAACGCCACCGTGCCCGCCTGGAGCGACGAGGACGTCGAGGCCTTCCGGGATCTCGCGAACACCTTCATGACCAAGGAGTGCGCCCCGAACGAGGAGCGGTGGGCCCAGCAGCAGCACATCGATCGCGAGACCTGGCGCAAGGCCGGTGAGCTGGGTCTGCTCTGCCCGTCCGTGCCCGAGGAGTACGGCGGCGGCGGGGGAAGCTTCGCGCACGAGGCCGTGATGATGGAGGAGCAGGCGCGCACGCTGTCGCCGAGCCTCGGCACGTCGGTGCACAGCACGATCGTCGCCCACTACCTCAACGCCTACGGCACCGAGGAGCAGAAGCGGGCCTGGTTGCCGCGCATGGCCACCGGCGAGCTCGTCGGGGCCGTTGCGATGACCGAGCCGGGCACCGGGTCGGACCTGCAGAGCGTGACCACCAAGGCCATCCGGACCGGCGACGGTGCCGACGCGCACTACGTCCTGGACGGCGCCAAGACCTTCATCACCAACGGCTACCTGGCCAACCTGATCGTGGTGGTGGCGAAGACCGATCCCGCGGACCGCGCCAAGGGCATCTCGCTGATCGTCGTCGAGACCGACGACGCCGACGGTGCCGACGGGGTCGTCGACGGCTTCAGTCGCGGGCGCATCCTGCGCAAGATCGGCATGCACGGCCAGGACACCGCCGAGCTGTTCTTCGACGGCGTGCGCGTGCCCGCGGCCAACCTGCTCGGCACCGAGGAGGGGCAGGGGTTCGTCCAACTCATGCAGCAGCTGCCGCAGGAGCGGCTGGCGATCGCGGTCGCGGCCGTCGCGGCGATCGAGGTGTCGCTCGAGCACACGCTGCGCTACACCAAGGAGCGGCACGCGTTCGGCCGACCGGTGTTCGCCTTCCAGAACTCGAAGTTCAAGCTCGCCGAGATGGCCACGACGGCCAAGATCGCCCGGGTGTTCCTCGACGACTGCATCGCCAAGCACGTCGCCGGCGACCTCGACATCCCGACCGCCTCGATGGCGAAGTGGTGGACGACGCAGATGCAGTGCGACGTGGCCGACGAGTGCCTGCAGCTGTTCGGCGGCTACGGCTACATGCAGGAGTACCCGATCTCGCGCATGTTCACGGACTCGCGCATCCAGAAGATCTACGGCGGCACCAACGAGATCATGAAGGAGATCATCAGCCGGTTCCTGTGA
- a CDS encoding SRPBCC family protein has product MADAAVPMQRSRTFPVTVEAAFDAVLVLPLEQLFDRRWGPLPPIRGTAGQQGAWGTVGQSRTIHLADGGTMCEELTRVQRPETFAYTITDVTGPMRALAAWVEGRWDFAAAGTGVRVTWAWTVHPRTAATAALLPLFARAWQGYARQALDRLEDVLVP; this is encoded by the coding sequence ATGGCTGACGCCGCCGTGCCGATGCAGCGCTCGCGCACCTTCCCCGTCACCGTCGAGGCCGCCTTCGACGCCGTGCTGGTCCTGCCGCTGGAGCAGCTGTTCGACCGACGCTGGGGGCCGCTGCCCCCGATCCGGGGCACCGCGGGTCAGCAGGGCGCGTGGGGGACGGTCGGGCAGAGCCGCACCATCCACCTCGCCGACGGCGGGACGATGTGCGAGGAGCTCACCCGGGTGCAGCGGCCCGAGACCTTCGCCTACACCATCACCGACGTCACCGGGCCGATGCGCGCACTCGCGGCGTGGGTCGAGGGTCGATGGGACTTCGCGGCGGCCGGCACCGGCGTGCGCGTCACGTGGGCCTGGACGGTCCACCCGCGGACGGCGGCGACGGCGGCGCTGCTGCCGCTGTTCGCCCGGGCCTGGCAGGGCTACGCGCGGCAGGCGCTGGACCGGCTCGAGGACGTGCTCGTCCCGTGA
- a CDS encoding alpha/beta fold hydrolase, with the protein MSTSLPAAVPTVRSRDAVPGVHYVVTGEGTRTVVLLHGFADNLTTWSRLVGPLAVDARVVAIDLPGFGRSERGFPTPLLDGYADVVRNVLDAEGVDWPVALVGNSMGAAVATVFADRFPDRTDRVVLIDMPGLRGVPRLWRMALSRPVEFGMRATLGAVGHRSAAWTLGAAYRVVAAADPRRIDLLAREGFATPYSRRGSVPDLLPIGRALLTDLAAAGLADVVGELRAPALVVFGSRDILTPSRVLRRIGREGGAVVIPGCGHCPQLDQPALLLEHIGPFLHATAAEQGEPEHAATA; encoded by the coding sequence GTGAGCACGAGCCTGCCGGCCGCCGTCCCGACCGTCCGGTCCCGCGATGCGGTCCCGGGCGTGCACTACGTGGTGACGGGCGAGGGCACCCGGACGGTCGTCCTGCTGCACGGTTTCGCCGACAACCTGACCACGTGGTCGCGGCTGGTCGGCCCGCTGGCGGTCGACGCCCGGGTCGTCGCGATCGACCTGCCCGGTTTCGGGCGCAGCGAGCGCGGCTTCCCGACTCCGCTGCTCGACGGGTACGCCGACGTCGTGCGCAACGTGCTCGACGCCGAGGGGGTCGACTGGCCCGTCGCGCTGGTCGGCAACTCCATGGGCGCGGCGGTGGCCACGGTGTTCGCCGACCGGTTCCCCGACCGCACCGACCGCGTCGTGCTGATCGACATGCCGGGCCTGCGCGGCGTGCCGCGGCTGTGGCGCATGGCGCTGTCGCGGCCGGTCGAGTTCGGGATGCGGGCCACGCTCGGCGCGGTCGGCCACCGCTCGGCCGCCTGGACGCTCGGCGCCGCCTACCGGGTCGTCGCGGCCGCCGACCCACGCCGCATCGACCTGCTCGCCCGCGAGGGCTTCGCCACCCCGTACTCGCGGCGGGGGAGCGTGCCCGACCTGCTGCCGATCGGGCGCGCGCTGCTCACCGACCTCGCCGCGGCCGGCCTCGCCGACGTCGTGGGCGAGCTGCGGGCGCCCGCGTTGGTCGTGTTCGGCTCGCGCGACATCCTCACGCCGTCGCGGGTGCTGCGCCGTATCGGCCGCGAGGGCGGGGCCGTGGTCATCCCGGGCTGCGGTCACTGCCCGCAGCTCGACCAGCCCGCCCTGCTGCTCGAGCACATCGGGCCGTTCCTGCACGCGACGGCCGCGGAGCAGGGCGAGCCGGAGCACGCCGCGACGGCCTGA